The following nucleotide sequence is from Candidatus Bipolaricaulis sibiricus.
CGTAGGGTCGGTCCGGCAAGCCTCCTCCACCGCCCGTGTGGCCCGTTCCCGTGGCCCGGACACCCGCACCAGCTCGGCTCCGAGGGCTGCGATCTGCGCCAGTTTGGGGCCGGAGGCATGCGCGGGCGCGAACAGGACTGCGCGCAGCCCGGCCCGCGCGGCGTAGGCGGCGAGGGCCGCACCGGCGTTGCCCGACGAGTCATCCGCCACAGCCGCCGCCCCCGCCGACCGCAGCACGGCCACGAGCACTGCCGCCCCGCGGTCCTTGAACGAGCCGGTCGGGTTCGCCCCCTCCAGCTTAAACGCCACGTCGATCCCGAGGCGGGGACCGATCCGTAGCGAGGGGACGAGGGGGGTTCCCCCCTCGCCCAGCGTCAGAGGGTCGGCGGGGGGAAGCAGCGGGGCGTACCGCCACACTCCCCGCCCTCCTACCCCGGCTGCAGACAGCGACGGGTCAAGGTCAGGGCAGAAGTCGAGGGGAACCGCGCACCGCGGACAGGCCCCCGGCGTCGGGGTCGGTGGGACCGAGGACCGGCACATCGGGCACCGTAGCTGGCCGGTCACCGTGAGCGCTCCGATCAGGCGAGGGCCTTCCCCTCCCACCGCCGCAGGGAGTTGAGCACGGGGTAGGCGGTGAGGTCCAGATGGAGGGGGGTGATCGACACGTACCCGGACAGGACGGCCCATACGTCGGTGTCCTCCTCTCCAGGCGGTGGCGAGGACAGCATCTCGCCTGACAGCCAATAGTAGGAGCGGCCGCGGGGGTCCTCGCCCCGAACGAGGTCATCGGACCAGATCTTTCCCCCGAGTCGCGTGACCCGGACCCCTTTGGGCACACCCCGAGGGACATTGACATTGAGGAGAATCCGGCTCAAGGCACCCCGCTCGGCCAGAGCCAGCCGCGCCACCCGCGCCGTGAGGGTGGCTGCCGTCTCGTAGTCGGGGTTACCCTCCCGCCCTTCGTCGGGGCCGAGGTCGAGGGACACTGCAATCGCGGGGATCCCCGCCGACGCGCCCTCCATCGCCGCGGCCACGGTCCCGGAGTAGGTCACGTCGTGGCCGATGTTCGCACCCATGTTGATCCCGGCCACAACCAGGTCCGGCCGCCGTGGAGCGAGCCCAAGAAGCGCGAGGAGCACGCAGTCCGAAGGGGCTCCATTCGTCACGTGAACCTCTTCCCCGTCGGGCAGCCGAGCACTCGAGAACCGCAGCGGCTTGTGGAAGACCCGGGTCCGCGATGCTGCAGACCAATTCCGGTCTGGAGCGAGCACCCACGGCTCTCCGACCGCTGCCAGCCCCTTGCGTAGGGCGAGCAGACCAGGAGAGAGGTACCCGTCGTCGTTGGTGACCAAGATGAACGGCTTCTCCATCATCGCCTCCGCTTGTAGCCAGTCTAGCTCCCCGAGTCCTCGGGGACAAACCGATACAGGGAGAGCACGGTCTCCCCGTACGTTCGCCGCTGCTCCAGAACGAGCGGGCCATACCGGTCGGCGATCAGCTCCTTGTGGAACGTCTCCGCCACCACCACTGCCCCCGCGTTGAGGGGCCGGAGCTCGGCCAGGGCCTCCACCGTGCGTGGGGCGAGCCCCGTGCCGTACGGAGCGCCGATGAACACGAGGTCGAACGCCCTTCCCCGACGAACGAGTGCCCGCAGGGCGGTGAAGACGTCTCCTTCGATGACTTCGGAGCGGGATGCGCACCCGAGGCGCCCGATGTTCTCCCGGATCACGCGCCCGGCGCTGGAGGAGCCTTCCACGAACACAGCGTGGGCCGCACCGCGCGAAAGGGCTTCCAGACCGACGGCCCCTGTCCCGGCGAACAGGTCGAGGAACTGAGCCCCCGGTACCAGCTCCCGCACCGTGTCGAACAATGCCAGCCGTACCCGATCCCGCAGGGGGCGGATCCCTGCCCCGCGGGGACCGGTCAACCTGTGCCCTCGGTACTCGCCTGCCCCGATCCTCACCTTGCACCCTCCTCCCCACGCGCTAGGATGCGGTGGGTTCCCAAAGGATAACCGAACGGTTCACGGGCCCAAAAGGAGCGATCTGTGCGGTGCGACGTAGCGGTGGTGGGAGCGGGGCCAGCGGGGTTGTTCGCAGCTCTTGAGCTGGCCGGGTCGGGCCTGTCCGCGGTGCTCGTCGACAAGGGTCTTGCCCCCCGTGAGCGAACGAGCAACACCTGCGGGGTCGGCGGTGCGGGAGCGTACTCCGACGGCAAGCTCAACCTGACCTCCCGGATCGGGGGCGACCCCGAGGCGATTGGGTGCTCGGTGGGGGAGCTGGACGAGCTGATCGCCCACGTGGACGAGGTGTTCACCCGTTACGGCGCGCCTGCGCAGTACTCCGGCGAGGACCCGCAGGCGCTTGCCGAGCTCAAGAAGGCTGCCGCACAGGCCGGGGTCGAGTTCATCGCCGGCCGCCAGCGCCACATCGGCACGGGACGCATCCGCGAGGTCATCGACGCGATGTACCGCGACCTCGTGAACCGCGGCGTAACGTTCGAGCTCGGGGCGGCAGCGGACACGGTTCACTACGCGGGGGGCACGTTCAGGGTGGGGGTGGGCGGCAAGACGATCGAGGCGCGATCTGTGCTCATGGCGCCGGGCCGAGTGGGCGCGTACTGGCTGCGGGAAGTGGCCCGATCGCTCGGGGTTGGGCCGTCGTTCGGTCCCCTCGACGTCGGGGTACGGGCCGAGTTCCCAGCGGAGCTGTACGACCCCATCGAGCGCGTGATGTACGACGCGAAGCTTCGGGTCCGAACCCCGACCTACGACGACATGGTTCGCACGTTCTGCACCAACCCGCGGGGGTTCGTCGTGCAGGAGGATCACGGGGAGTTCGTGCTCGTGAACGGCCATGCCGAGAACGACCGCAAGTCAGGCAACACCAACTTTGCCCTGCTCGTCCACATCGAGCTCACCGATCCGGTCGAGGACACTACAGAATACGGACGGGCGATCGCCAAGCTGGCGACAACGATCGGCGGCGGGAAGCCAATCGTCCAGCGCTTGAAGGACCTCGCTCAGGGAAGGCGGTCAACGCTAGATCGCATCCGTCGCGCTTCCGTTCGACCAACCCTCGGGTCGTTCACCCCGGGCGACGTGTCGATGGCCCTTCCCCACCGCGTGGTGGTCGACCTCGTGGAAGCAGTGGATGTTCTGAACCGACTTATCCCCGGTCTGTCGTCGGAGGGAACGCTTCTCTGCGCCCCGGAGATCAAGTTTTACGACACGAGGTACGCGGTGGGGGCGGGCATGGAGACAGCGCTTCCCGGGTTCTACGTTGCGGGCGATGCGTCGGGGCACTCGCGGGGGATCGTGTTTGCCGCCGTGACCGGGGTCCTCGCCGCCCGTCGGATCCGGGAGAAGGCGTCCCGATGAGGCGGATCGCTGTTCTCACCAGCGGCGGCGACGCCCCGGGGATGAACGCGGCGATCCGCGCCGTGGTACGGACCGGGATTGCCCAGGGCTGGGAGGTGCTCGGTGTCCGGCGGGGCTACGCCGGCCTGGCCGGCGGGGAGATGGCCTTGCTGGGCGCGCGGGACGTGGGCGGGATCCTCCAGCTCGGGGGGACAATCCTCGGGAGCGCGCGGTGCCCCGAGTTCCGCACCGAGTCCGGCCGGCGGCGGGCCCTACAGGCGTTGCGCGCCGCTGGGGTCGAGGCCCTGGTAGTGATCGGCGGCAACGGTTCCCAGACTGGGGCTTACGAGCTGTCCAGACTGGGGTTCCCGGTGGTGGGGGTGGCGTCGACGATCGACAACGACCTCGCGGGGTCCGACATCACGATTGGGGTAGATACCGCCCTCAACGTGGCCCTCGAAGCGATCGACCGCCTCAAGACCACCGCCTCGTCCCACGGGAGGGCGTTCCTGGTGGAGGTCATGGGGCGCCACTGCGGCTACCTGGCCCTGATGGCGGGGATCGCCGGTGGGGCGGAGGCGGTGGTGATCCCCGAGGTCGAGACGGACCCCGAGGCTCTCGCCCACGAGCTGCACGAGGCGTACGAGCGGGGGAAGAGCCACTCCCTGGTCGTGGTCGCCGAGGGGGCGACGTACAACGCGGCGCGGCTTGCCGACTACTTCCACGCGAACGAGAAGCGGCTGGGGTTCGAGCTGCGGGTGACGATCCTCGGCCACGTCCAGCGGGGTGGGGCCCCGGGGGCGTTCGATCGCCTGCTCGCCACGCGCCTCGGGGCCGCGGCCGTAGACGTGCTGGCCCGCGGTGAGCACGACGTGCTCGTCGGCTGGGTCCGCGGCGAGGTGGCGGCCACCCCCCTGGGGGACGTGGCGGGGACGGCGAAGGCCCTCGACGCGAGGCTCCTCGCGCTGGCCCAGGTCCTCGCCCGGTGACGCGGGTCGGGGCAACCTAACCCGGACGGAGCCTGACGTGGAAGGAGGACCAATGGAACACGCGGGGAGCTTGAGGGAAGAACCGGGACTGAAGGTCAAGATGATCCGCAGCCTGCGGACGGCCGGCGGGCACATCGAGGGGATCCGCCGGATGGTAGAAGAGGACGCGTACTGCGTGGACATCCTCAAGCAGATCGCTGCTGTCCAGGGGCTGCTCAGCCGCACCGCCCGGGCACTCGCCGAGTCCCACACCCGGCACTGCGTGAGCCACGCAATTGAGGAAGGCCACGGCGAGGAGAAGATCGAGGAGCTGTTCGAGGCCCTGAAGTACCTGCGGCACTTCTAGAACCACCAAGCGGGGGTGCGGCCCGTGGCGCTCGATTGGAGGAGTGTCCCAGACAACGCCTCATAGATCGCTGTCTTCCGGTCGTGCTTGAACACGACCGCACCTTCCCGTACGGTGTTGACGCCATGGACACGCTTGCCAGGGGAGTGAAGCAGGGGCGATGAGGATTCGCGGGTCCGGGGAGGGTGATCCCCGTAGCGGGTATCGCTGGCATCGCTGAGGCCGGGCGACAGGGTGAGGTCGCCGCGATGATGCAGAGGATCCGGCATCGCGGGGGTGGCCACGTGAAGACGATCACCCGCCCCCACCTCACGATACAGGTCTCCTGGTCCGATGCTGAGACGCGTCTTGCGTCCCCTCCCCTTTCGCAGAACGTTGCATGGGATGGCGTCCCGATACAGAACCCCGCCCCCGAAGCCCTGAGGGGTTGGACCCAACCGTGTGCGCTGGCAGCGGCCTGCGAGCGCGGGCTGTTTCTGGCCCGAGGGCCCCTTGGTGTGAGGCCACTGTACTACGGGCGCAACGGGAGCGGGACGCTGGCCTTCGCCTCCGAGGTCAAGGCCCTTCTTTCCTTCACAGAGGACGTGAACGAGTTCCCGCCCGGCGCGTGGTACACCCCCCGCGACGGGTTCCACCGCTACGTTGAGATGGACAGTGGGAATCTGCCTTACGCTGATCCAAACCGGATCGCTCTTGAGCTGCGGCGCAGACTGGACCAGGCTGTGGCTCGCTGCATCAGAGCCGACGCGATGGGCGCATGGCTCTCTGGCGGTGTGGACTCGTCCGTCATCGCCACGTTGGCCCGGCGGCACGTGGGGACCTTCCACTCCTTTGTCGGCGGGGTCAAGGGAGCTCCCGACCTCGCGTACGGAGAGGAGGTGGCTTCGTTCCTGGGAACGACGCACCACAGCCTCGTGGTTGCCCAGCAGGACCTGGTTTGCGGCGCTGCCCGCGGTCATCTACCACCTCGAGTCGTTCGACGCGCTGCTCGTGCGGTCATCGGTGGTGAACTACCTCGCTGCCCAGCTCGCCTCCGACCACGTGGGCGCGGTTCTCTCGGGCGAAGGGGGTGACGAGCTGTTCGCGGGGTACGACTACATCAAACGAATCCCCCCAAGCGAGATTCCCGGCGAGCTTGAGGATATCGTGCTGCGCCTCCACAACACTGCCTTCCAGCGCGTGGACCGGTGTGCCTACGCCCACGGACTGGTCCCGTTCGTTCCGTTCGCGGATCTGGACGTGGTGAGGTACGCCCTGAGCATCCCGCCGGAGTACGAGGTCCACCACCGTCACGGCGTCGCGGTCGAGAAGTGGATTCTCCGTCGGGCGTTCCAGGGTTTGCTTCCCGATGCCGTCCTGTGGCGGCCGAAGGCCAAGTTCTGGCAGGGGGCGGGAGTGGCGACCCTCCTCGCTGAGCACGCCGAGACGTCGGTCACGGACGCGGATTACCGCCGCGAGCGCGTGCTCCCCAACGGGTGGCGGCTTCACAGCAAGGAGGAGCTCCTCTACTACCGCATCTTCCGCGAGCACTTCGGGAGAATCCCCAACCTCAGCTGGATGGGGCGAACGAAGCGCGTGTCCGAGGGGGGCGGGCAGAGTCCCGAGTCGGGACCGCCGCCTCCTGTGACATAGGACGGCTTTGGTGTCACCCACGAAGTGAACCGCACTTCCCCACAGAGGCACCGGGTAAGCTCGGCGTGCGATGCGACGGCGGGCGTTCGTGTACATCACGCGGGATACCTCCGAGGGGCGGCAGCTCCTCGTGTTCACCCACCGCGTGCCCGAGGCTCCAGATGTCCAAGTGCCGGGCGGCACAATCGAGCCAGACGAAACCCCGATCGAGGGGGCGCTGCGCGAAGCCCATGAGGAGACCGGGCTCTCCCGGTTCGGCGCCCCCCGCCTCCTCGCCGAGGAAGTGTGGCACGGACCAGACGAAACCGTACAGTGCTACTTCGTCCACCTCCCCCTGGCCCGAACGGCGCCGGACGCGTGGGAGCACGTCGTCACTGCGGGCGAGCTCGATCAGGGGCTCGTGTTCTCCCTCTTCTGGACGACCCTCCCCGACACGAGCGGCCTGTGGCCGAACATGGCGAAGTACGTTCACCGGCTCCTGGTGTAGGGTCGGTCGGGCGCGGGGGGGTCAAACGGCTGGAGCGGACCCGCCGGCGGGGCGGAGGGCAGTCGGGGTACGGCGGAACTGGCTCGTGTACAGACGCCAGTAGAACCCCCGTGCGGCGAGGAGCGCATCGTGGGTCCCCCGCTCCACGATCCGTCCCCCGTCGATCACAACCACCTCGTCTGCGTTGCGGATCGTGGACAGCCGGTGGGCGATCACGAAGCTCGTCCGTCCCTTCATGAGCCCGAGCAGCGCCTTCTGGATCGCGACCTCGGTTCGGGTATCGACACTGCTCGTCGCCTCGTCGAGGACGAGGATCCGCGGGTCGGCGAGCACAGCGCGGGCAATCGCCAGGAGCTGCCGCTGGCCTTCGCTCAGGTTCGCCCCCCGCTCGGAGAGGACCGTCCCGTACCCGTCAGGGAGCTTCCGGATGAACGGGTCGGCGTGGGCGAGCGTCGCCGCGGCGATGACCTCGTCGTCGGTGGCGTCGAGCCGGCCGTAGCGGATGTTCTCCATCACGGTGTCGGCGAACAGGAACGTCTGCTGGAGGACGATCCCGATCTGGCGACGCAGGCTCGCCCGCTCCGCGCGGCGGAGGTCCACCCCATCGATGAGGATCTCCCCCCGATCCACGTCGTAGAACCGAGTAAGGAGGTTCACGATCGTCGTCTTTCCCGCCCCGGTCGGACCGACGAGGGCGATCGTCTGGCCAGGTCGTGCCTGCAGGCTCACCTCGCGCAGGACGGGCACGCCCGGAACGTAGCTGAAGTCCACGTTCCGGAACTCGACGTGGCCCCGCACCGTCTCCATGCGGACAGCATCAGGGAGGTCGGGCGTGTCCGGGGGGGTGTCCATCGTCGCGAAGATCCGTTCCGCACCGGCTAGGGCGGACTGAACCTGGTTGTAGAGGTCCCCGAGCATCCGCAACGGCTCGGCAAACTGGCGGGAGTAGCTGATGAACGCGGCGATCGTGCCCACGCTTGCCCGGCCAAGGAGAGTCAGCCAGCCCCCGAGGCCGGCCAGGATCGCGATGTTGGCGTTGGAGAGAATCCCCATCATCGGTGGGATAAGCAAGGCGTAGCTCTGGGCGCGGATCCCGGCCACGCGAACCGCAGCGTTGGTGCGGTCGAAGTCGCCGAGCACGCTCTCCCCTTGGGCGAACGCGAGGACGACCCGTTGACCGCTGTACGTCTCCTCGAGCTTGCCGTTGAGCTCGCCGAGCTGCTTCTGGTACTCGCGGAACCCGCTGCGGGTTCGCTTTCCGACCCAGCCCACCAGGCCGAGCATGAGCGGGAACGCGACGAACGACCCGAGGGCGAGGAGCGGGTTGAGCGCGAACATCATCACGAGGATCCCGACGAGGGTCAGGCTTCCCGTGAACAACTGGAGGATGTTCTGCGAGAGCACGCGGTTGATCGCGTCCATGTCGTTCGTAAGCCGGCTCATCGTCTCCCCATGGGGACGGGCGTCGAAGAACCGGAGGGGCAGGGTCTGGAGGTGGGCGAAGAGGTCCCCGCGCAGGGTGCGCATCGCCTTCTGGGTGGCGCGGGCAAGGATGAGGTTCTCCGCGTACCGGGCTCCCCACGCCGCGACGTACGTTCCGAGCATGAGGAGGACGATCCGGAGGAGGAGCGCCGGATCCCCCCCGCGGATTGCCCCATCGATCGCTCGGCCCATGAGGAACGGCCCCACCAAGGACAGCCCAGTGGCGACGAGCGCGAGAGCGAAGATCGCGGCGAAGTAGCCCCGGTACGGCCGGAGGTAGCCGAGCAAGCGCCGGAGCGTACCGCGCACATCGCGGGCCCGCTCGATCCGCGCCCCGCCCATCCCCGGCCCACGGCCGGGTCCGGGTCCGAACAACCGGGGGACTGGGGCCCCTCCCGCCGGCTGGGGGCGCCCGCGCGGCTCAGAGGCCATCGGCCACCTCCCCGTCCCCGAGCTGGGAGGCGTAGATGTCGCGGTAGATCGGGCTCTCCCGGAGGAGGGTGCTGTGGGTCCCGATCGCTGCCACCCGCCCGCTGTCCAGGACGACGATCTTGTCCGCGAGGAGCACGGTCGAGATCCGCTGGGCGACGACGAACCGCGTCGCCGAGTGATCCTCGGCCATCAGCCGGTCCAGGGCGTCCTGGAGCTTGATCTCGGTCTCGATGTCCACCGCGCTCGTGCTGTCGTCGAGGATGAGGATCCGCGGCCGGACGAGGAGCGCCCGCGCGATCGCGATCCTTTGGCGCTGGCCGCCGGACAGGTTCACGCCCCGCTCGCCGACCACCGTGTCGTACCCCTGAGGGAGCTCGACGATGAACCCGTGGGCCTGGGCGGCCCGGGCGGCGGCGACCACCTCGTCGTCCGTGGCCTCCGGGCGGCCGAAGCGGATGTTGTCCCGCACCGTCCCCGTGAACAGGACCGCCTCCTGGAGGGCGACCCCGATCTCGCGGCGGAGGGAGAGGAGGGACAGCTCTCGCACGTCGACCCCGTCCACCGTCACCCGGCCCGCCGTCACGTCGTAGAAGCGGGGGATGAGGTGGATGAGGGTGGACTTCCCGGACCCGGTGGCCCCGAGGATCGCCACCGTCTCCCCCGGCTCGGCAACGAGGCTCACCCCGCGCAGGACCGGTTCCCCGTTGTACGAGAAGGAAACGTCCTCGAACGCGACCCGGGCCCCGCGCCGTTCCGTGGCTGGCCAGGCCCCCGCCCCCGGCCGTTCTTCCACGTCTGGGGTGGCCTCCAGCACCTCCCGGATCCGCGACGCGGACGCCTCGGCCGCGGACAGGGGGCCCATCATCATCGCGATGAGCATCATCGGGAACAGGGCCATCGTGAGGTAGTTGACCGACGCCACGACCTGGCCCACGGTCATCGCACCCCCGATCGCCGCCCGCCCTCCGAGCCACACCGCCCCCACCACGCCCAGGTTCACGAGGAGGGTCATCGTCGGGCCGATCACGGCGAAGAACGTCATCACCTCGATGTTCTTCCGCATCAAGGCCACGTTCTCGCGGTCGAAGCGCGCCGCCTCGTGCTCCTCGCGGACGAACGCCTTCACCACCCGCCCCCCGGCCAGGTTCTCCTGGAGCACGGTGTTCAGGCGATCGAGCTGCTGCTGGACGGCGAGGAACATCGGCCGGGCGCGGCCGACGAAGGCGACCACGAGGAGGACGATCACCGGGACGAACGCGGCGAGCATCCACGCCAGCTGGCGGCTGGTGAGGACGAGGAGGACGATGCTCCCCAGGACCCACACCGGGGCCCGGGTGAGGATCCGCAGGGACATCGCCACGATCATCTCCACCATCGAGACGTCGCTCGTCGTGCGCACGATGAGCTGTCCGGTCTGGAGGCGATCGAGGTTTGCGAACGAGAACGTCTGGACCTTCCGCATCACCGCGCTCCGCACGTCGTGGGCGAACCCCTGCCCGACCCGGACCGAGAGGATCGTGTTCGCGACCGCGAACAGGGTCGAAAGGAGCGCCGCCCCGATCATCGCGAGCGACGTGGTGGCGACGACCCCCAGGTTCCCGGCAGCGATCCCCTGGTCGATGATCCGCTGCGTGAGGCGGGGGATGAGGAGGTCCGCCCCCACCATCCCGAGGAGGAGGGCGAGCGCGCCCACCGCGTACCACCGGTACGGGCGCACGAACCGGAACATCCGAACGAGGGACCTCACGGTGCCTCCGTGCCGAGAGCACTCCGGAGCTTCCCGAGGAGCACTCGCAGCGCGGCCCGCTCCTCCGCGGTCATGATCGCGTTCAGATCGGCCTCGAGCTCCCGCCAGATCTCCTCTGCCTGGCGCCGCGCCGCCTCTCCCTGCGGGGTGAGGAAGACCCGCGACACCCGGCCGTCCGCTGGGTCCGGCCGCCGCTCGACGAGGCCCGCGCTCTCCATCCGCTGGAGGACCTCGGTGAGGGTCGCCGGGCGGACCATCGTCTGCCGGGCGAGCTCGGTCTGGGGGAGACCGTCCTCGTGGCCCAGCCGGAACAGGATGAACCCCTGGCCGCGGCTGAGCCCGATCCCCTCCATCCGGGTGTGGACCCGGTCGCGGAGGAGCTTGGACACCTGCATGAGAAGGTGCCCCAGCCGCTCGTCAGCCCGTCCTGTTTGCTCCGCAACCATTTCGGTCCCTAAAGGTCAGGAGCCGAATGATAGCAGCGCAGGCTGAGGCGTCAACCCCGCAACCCTTCTCCCTGGACCCACCCGGGGTGGGGTCGGTACACTGTCCTCATGGCGGATCGTGTGCAGTTCCCGGTGCGAGGGATGACCTGCGCCTCGTGCGCGGCCCACGTGAAGAAGGCCCTGCTGGCCGTTCCGGGCGTGACGGGCGCCGAGGTGAACCTGGCCACGGAGCGGGCGACGGTGAACATCTCGAACGACGTCCGCCTTGCCACGCTCGTCCAGGCGGTGCGGGATGCGGGATACGACGTCCCCGTGGAGACGGTTCGTCTCCCGGTCGTCGGGATGACGTGCGCCTCGTGCGCGGCCCACGTGGAGAAGGCCCTCGCTCGGGTCTCCGGTGTGGTCGAGGCACGGGTCAACCTGGCCTCTGAGGAAGCGGCAGTGGAGTTCGTGCCAGGCCTGGCTGAACGGGCCGACCTCGCGGCGGCAGCCGCTGCTGCTGGCTACCCGGTGCGGGTGACGGCGGGCGAGACCGCCCGTGCTGTTGGCGATGCAGTCGACACGAAGACGCGCCAGGCTCGCCGGCGGATGCTCATCGCGTGGAGCTTCACAGTTCCCATCATCGCCTGGATGGTTCCGGAGATGGTGTGGGGGGTGATGTGGCCCAGCCACACCGTGCACAACCTGGGGATGATCGCCCTTGCCTTGCCCATTCTGATCGGGGTGGGCCGTCACACGTACCGGGCGGGGCTCGCCGCGGTCCGACACGGTGCGGCAAACATGGACACCCTCATCGCCCTCGGCACCGGGGTCTCCTTTCTGTCCGGCCCGGCGTCGTTCCTCGTTCCGGTGGCGAACTACGCCGGCGTGGCGGCGATGATCATGGCCTTTCACCTCACCGGGCGCTACGTGGAGGAGCGGGCCAAGGGCCGCGCGTCCCAGGCGATCCGCAAGCTCCTGGAGCTCGGGGCGAAGACGGCCCGCGTCCTCCGCGACGGGGCCGAGGTCGAGGTGTCGATCGCCGAGGTCCAAGTCGGGGACGTGATGGTCGTCCGCCCGGGAGAGAAGATCCCCACCGACGGGGTGGTGGTCGAGGGGGAGAGTACGGTGGACGAATCCATGGCCACCGGTGAGTCCATGCCGGTGGCGAAGCGGCCCGGCGACGAGGCGATCGGCGCCACGGTGAACCAGGAGGGCTTGCT
It contains:
- a CDS encoding 16S rRNA (guanine(966)-N(2))-methyltransferase, producing the protein MRIGAGEYRGHRLTGPRGAGIRPLRDRVRLALFDTVRELVPGAQFLDLFAGTGAVGLEALSRGAAHAVFVEGSSSAGRVIRENIGRLGCASRSEVIEGDVFTALRALVRRGRAFDLVFIGAPYGTGLAPRTVEALAELRPLNAGAVVVAETFHKELIADRYGPLVLEQRRTYGETVLSLYRFVPEDSGS
- a CDS encoding 6-phosphofructokinase yields the protein MRRIAVLTSGGDAPGMNAAIRAVVRTGIAQGWEVLGVRRGYAGLAGGEMALLGARDVGGILQLGGTILGSARCPEFRTESGRRRALQALRAAGVEALVVIGGNGSQTGAYELSRLGFPVVGVASTIDNDLAGSDITIGVDTALNVALEAIDRLKTTASSHGRAFLVEVMGRHCGYLALMAGIAGGAEAVVIPEVETDPEALAHELHEAYERGKSHSLVVVAEGATYNAARLADYFHANEKRLGFELRVTILGHVQRGGAPGAFDRLLATRLGAAAVDVLARGEHDVLVGWVRGEVAATPLGDVAGTAKALDARLLALAQVLAR
- a CDS encoding 5'-nucleotidase SurE, which translates into the protein MEKPFILVTNDDGYLSPGLLALRKGLAAVGEPWVLAPDRNWSAASRTRVFHKPLRFSSARLPDGEEVHVTNGAPSDCVLLALLGLAPRRPDLVVAGINMGANIGHDVTYSGTVAAAMEGASAGIPAIAVSLDLGPDEGREGNPDYETAATLTARVARLALAERGALSRILLNVNVPRGVPKGVRVTRLGGKIWSDDLVRGEDPRGRSYYWLSGEMLSSPPPGEEDTDVWAVLSGYVSITPLHLDLTAYPVLNSLRRWEGKALA
- a CDS encoding Asparagine synthetase [glutamine-hydrolyzing], with amino-acid sequence MPSRTWFAALPAVIYHLESFDALLVRSSVVNYLAAQLASDHVGAVLSGEGGDELFAGYDYIKRIPPSEIPGELEDIVLRLHNTAFQRVDRCAYAHGLVPFVPFADLDVVRYALSIPPEYEVHHRHGVAVEKWILRRAFQGLLPDAVLWRPKAKFWQGAGVATLLAEHAETSVTDADYRRERVLPNGWRLHSKEELLYYRIFREHFGRIPNLSWMGRTKRVSEGGGQSPESGPPPPVT
- a CDS encoding Heterodimeric efflux ABC transporter, permease/ATP-binding subunit 1, with amino-acid sequence MRSLVRMFRFVRPYRWYAVGALALLLGMVGADLLIPRLTQRIIDQGIAAGNLGVVATTSLAMIGAALLSTLFAVANTILSVRVGQGFAHDVRSAVMRKVQTFSFANLDRLQTGQLIVRTTSDVSMVEMIVAMSLRILTRAPVWVLGSIVLLVLTSRQLAWMLAAFVPVIVLLVVAFVGRARPMFLAVQQQLDRLNTVLQENLAGGRVVKAFVREEHEAARFDRENVALMRKNIEVMTFFAVIGPTMTLLVNLGVVGAVWLGGRAAIGGAMTVGQVVASVNYLTMALFPMMLIAMMMGPLSAAEASASRIREVLEATPDVEERPGAGAWPATERRGARVAFEDVSFSYNGEPVLRGVSLVAEPGETVAILGATGSGKSTLIHLIPRFYDVTAGRVTVDGVDVRELSLLSLRREIGVALQEAVLFTGTVRDNIRFGRPEATDDEVVAAARAAQAHGFIVELPQGYDTVVGERGVNLSGGQRQRIAIARALLVRPRILILDDSTSAVDIETEIKLQDALDRLMAEDHSATRFVVAQRISTVLLADKIVVLDSGRVAAIGTHSTLLRESPIYRDIYASQLGDGEVADGL
- a CDS encoding Heterodimeric efflux ABC transporter, permease/ATP-binding subunit 2; translation: MASEPRGRPQPAGGAPVPRLFGPGPGRGPGMGGARIERARDVRGTLRRLLGYLRPYRGYFAAIFALALVATGLSLVGPFLMGRAIDGAIRGGDPALLLRIVLLMLGTYVAAWGARYAENLILARATQKAMRTLRGDLFAHLQTLPLRFFDARPHGETMSRLTNDMDAINRVLSQNILQLFTGSLTLVGILVMMFALNPLLALGSFVAFPLMLGLVGWVGKRTRSGFREYQKQLGELNGKLEETYSGQRVVLAFAQGESVLGDFDRTNAAVRVAGIRAQSYALLIPPMMGILSNANIAILAGLGGWLTLLGRASVGTIAAFISYSRQFAEPLRMLGDLYNQVQSALAGAERIFATMDTPPDTPDLPDAVRMETVRGHVEFRNVDFSYVPGVPVLREVSLQARPGQTIALVGPTGAGKTTIVNLLTRFYDVDRGEILIDGVDLRRAERASLRRQIGIVLQQTFLFADTVMENIRYGRLDATDDEVIAAATLAHADPFIRKLPDGYGTVLSERGANLSEGQRQLLAIARAVLADPRILVLDEATSSVDTRTEVAIQKALLGLMKGRTSFVIAHRLSTIRNADEVVVIDGGRIVERGTHDALLAARGFYWRLYTSQFRRTPTALRPAGGSAPAV
- a CDS encoding Transcriptional regulator, MarR family, which gives rise to MVAEQTGRADERLGHLLMQVSKLLRDRVHTRMEGIGLSRGQGFILFRLGHEDGLPQTELARQTMVRPATLTEVLQRMESAGLVERRPDPADGRVSRVFLTPQGEAARRQAEEIWRELEADLNAIMTAEERAALRVLLGKLRSALGTEAP